A part of Streptomyces sp. DSM 40750 genomic DNA contains:
- a CDS encoding TetR/AcrR family transcriptional regulator, with amino-acid sequence MVRYGKEHKSETRRRIIETAGRRFKRDGIDGSGVSTLMKDAGLTNGAFYAHFESKDDLVTTAIADQLKVQAEAVVARAAPGRAGLEQIVRGYLSPQHRDTPGDGCPNAALLDEIGRCADTTRQAYTDGVLVLIDGIAARMAPEAPSSARVKALSLLGLMAGTLQLSRALTDSQLSNELLDQGINNALALLDAGQRV; translated from the coding sequence GTGGTGCGGTACGGAAAAGAGCACAAGTCGGAGACGAGGCGGCGGATCATCGAGACGGCGGGCCGCCGGTTCAAGCGAGACGGGATCGACGGCTCCGGGGTCTCGACGCTCATGAAGGACGCGGGGCTGACCAATGGGGCCTTCTACGCTCACTTCGAATCCAAGGACGACCTCGTCACCACGGCAATCGCCGACCAGTTGAAGGTGCAGGCCGAGGCTGTCGTCGCGCGGGCTGCGCCCGGCCGTGCCGGACTCGAGCAGATTGTGCGGGGGTACCTGTCGCCCCAGCACCGCGACACCCCTGGCGACGGCTGCCCCAACGCCGCTCTGCTCGACGAGATCGGGCGCTGCGCCGACACGACCAGGCAGGCGTACACCGACGGTGTGCTGGTCCTCATCGACGGCATTGCCGCCCGCATGGCACCCGAGGCCCCGTCCTCGGCACGTGTGAAGGCGCTCAGCCTCCTCGGCCTGATGGCCGGGACGCTGCAGCTTTCCCGCGCCTTGACCGACAGCCAACTCTCCAACGAACTCCTCGATCAGGGGATCAACAACGCCCTCGCCCTGCTGGACGCCGGGCAGCGCGTCTGA
- a CDS encoding PaaI family thioesterase produces MGRTRTYHWDDPAISAEAAGRMAGIDFLREVQAGRLPRAPISSTVDFDLDEVEPGRAVFSLMPGEEHYNPIGSVHGGVFATLLDSAAGCAVQSTLPQGMAYTSLDLTVKFLRPITVDTGRVRAIGTVVSKGRQTALAQAQLVDATDRLLAHATSSCMLFPVPAPRA; encoded by the coding sequence GTGGGGCGAACGCGTACGTATCACTGGGACGATCCCGCGATCTCGGCGGAGGCCGCCGGGCGCATGGCCGGCATCGACTTCCTGCGTGAGGTGCAGGCGGGGCGGCTGCCGAGGGCGCCGATCAGCTCCACCGTCGACTTCGACCTGGACGAGGTGGAGCCCGGCAGGGCGGTCTTCTCGCTGATGCCGGGCGAGGAGCACTACAACCCGATCGGCAGCGTCCACGGCGGCGTTTTCGCCACCCTGCTCGACTCGGCGGCGGGCTGCGCCGTCCAGTCCACCCTCCCGCAGGGCATGGCGTACACCTCGCTCGACCTGACCGTGAAGTTCCTGCGACCGATCACCGTGGACACGGGACGGGTGCGCGCCATTGGCACGGTCGTCAGCAAGGGCCGCCAAACCGCCCTCGCCCAGGCCCAGTTGGTCGACGCGACGGACCGACTGCTCGCCCATGCCACCAGCAGCTGCATGCTCTTCCCGGTGCCCGCCCCTCGGGCGTGA
- a CDS encoding alkene reductase, which yields MLNALWNPTAVGEIALPHRLAMAPLTRSRATPDGVPTELNAEYYAQRASHALIITEGTQPNADGQGYPVTPGIYTDEHIAGWRKVTDAVHKADGRIVIQLMHAGRIAHPGNTPHGRQPVAPSAIKPAGLTFTASGPQEMPEPRELSTEEVAATVDDFRRAAAAAIAAGADGVEIHGANGYLINQFLFPSANQRTDQYGGSLDNRIRFAVEVATAVADEIGAGRTGIRISPGNPFQLNDLTESDPHELYPHLLNALTPLGLAYLHIGHGGDEELLHTLRKLWPNTLLLNRAGTDIPTRAKDIEDGLADVITVGSMALANPDLVERVRANAPLNTPDPNTFYGGGAAGYTDYPVHAA from the coding sequence ATGCTGAACGCCCTGTGGAACCCGACCGCCGTCGGAGAGATCGCCCTGCCGCACCGGCTGGCCATGGCTCCCCTGACCCGCAGCCGGGCGACCCCGGACGGCGTGCCGACCGAGCTGAACGCCGAGTACTACGCCCAGCGCGCCTCGCACGCCCTCATCATCACCGAGGGCACCCAGCCCAACGCCGACGGACAGGGCTACCCGGTGACCCCGGGCATCTACACCGACGAACACATCGCCGGCTGGCGCAAGGTCACCGACGCCGTGCACAAGGCCGACGGACGCATCGTCATCCAACTCATGCACGCCGGCCGCATCGCCCACCCCGGCAACACCCCCCACGGGCGACAGCCCGTCGCTCCCTCGGCGATCAAGCCGGCCGGCCTCACGTTCACCGCGTCCGGACCGCAGGAGATGCCGGAGCCGCGCGAGCTGTCCACCGAGGAGGTCGCCGCGACGGTCGACGACTTCCGTCGCGCCGCCGCGGCCGCCATCGCGGCCGGCGCCGACGGCGTCGAGATCCACGGCGCCAACGGCTACCTGATCAACCAGTTCCTCTTCCCCAGCGCCAACCAGCGCACCGACCAGTACGGCGGCTCCCTCGACAACCGCATCCGCTTCGCCGTCGAGGTCGCCACCGCCGTGGCCGACGAGATCGGCGCCGGCCGCACCGGCATCCGCATCTCCCCCGGCAACCCCTTCCAGCTCAACGACCTCACCGAGAGCGACCCCCACGAGCTCTACCCGCACCTCCTGAACGCCCTCACCCCCCTCGGCCTCGCCTACCTGCACATCGGCCACGGCGGCGACGAAGAACTCCTGCACACCCTGCGCAAGCTGTGGCCGAACACGCTGCTCCTCAACCGGGCCGGCACGGACATCCCCACCCGCGCCAAGGACATCGAGGACGGCCTGGCCGACGTCATCACCGTGGGCTCGATGGCCCTCGCCAACCCCGACCTGGTCGAGCGCGTACGCGCCAACGCCCCCCTCAACACCCCCGATCCCAACACCTTCTACGGCGGCGGCGCAGCCGGCTACACCGACTACCCCGTCCACGCCGCCTGA
- a CDS encoding MFS transporter has translation MFWLATGLAVIVLIAVLTLVPAGRRTTGGRTDILGTLTLAATLVLFLLPITQGHEWGWSALSTIGCFAGAAAMGAVWVLVERQVPQPLVDMRMFAHRPVLFANLAGLLVGYGTFVLIIGVSYLVQMPSRAAGYGFDASVLRASVEYLLPSTVVSLLAAPVGGQLVRRHGPRVVLVLASASGTAGFAWLALDHSRTPSVIAAGAFVGAAISLGYAAMPAIIVAAVPQRESGIANGINSISRSTGSAIGSAVITTVLASKSVGHLPAGSPALPAESRFTLSFVLAGAAFALIALVAWFGLRHIQVAQHHAAEAAADRVAVNESEVLPGSR, from the coding sequence GTGTTCTGGCTGGCCACCGGGCTCGCCGTCATCGTCCTCATCGCCGTCCTGACCCTGGTGCCGGCCGGCCGCCGCACCACCGGTGGCCGAACCGACATCCTCGGCACCCTCACCCTCGCCGCGACTCTCGTGCTGTTTCTGCTGCCCATCACCCAGGGACACGAGTGGGGCTGGTCCGCGCTGAGTACGATCGGCTGCTTCGCCGGTGCCGCCGCCATGGGCGCCGTATGGGTGCTGGTCGAGCGGCAGGTGCCGCAACCGCTGGTCGACATGCGGATGTTCGCCCACCGGCCGGTGCTCTTCGCCAATCTCGCCGGGCTCCTGGTCGGATACGGCACGTTCGTGCTCATCATCGGCGTGTCGTACCTGGTCCAGATGCCGTCGAGGGCCGCGGGATACGGCTTCGACGCGAGTGTGCTGCGCGCATCGGTGGAGTACCTGCTCCCCAGCACCGTGGTGTCGCTGCTCGCCGCGCCGGTCGGCGGTCAACTGGTCCGCCGGCACGGTCCGCGGGTGGTCCTGGTGCTGGCCTCGGCGAGCGGCACGGCGGGCTTCGCCTGGCTCGCCCTGGACCACAGCCGCACTCCCTCGGTCATCGCGGCAGGCGCGTTCGTGGGCGCTGCCATCAGTCTCGGTTACGCGGCCATGCCGGCGATCATCGTGGCCGCCGTGCCGCAGCGCGAGAGCGGCATCGCCAACGGCATCAACTCCATCTCCCGCTCCACTGGCAGCGCCATCGGCAGCGCGGTGATCACCACCGTGCTGGCCTCCAAGAGCGTCGGGCACCTTCCCGCCGGCTCCCCGGCACTGCCCGCCGAATCGCGGTTCACCCTCAGCTTCGTCCTCGCCGGGGCGGCCTTCGCGCTGATAGCGCTGGTCGCCTGGTTCGGCCTGCGGCACATCCAGGTGGCACAGCACCATGCCGCCGAAGCGGCGGCGGACCGGGTTGCCGTGAACGAGTCCGAGGTGCTGCCCGGGAGCAGGTAG
- a CDS encoding winged helix-turn-helix transcriptional regulator: protein MEWLEASTENCPVQRTLDVIGEKWTLLILRDAVNGVRRFDDFHRHIGLSEAVLSDRLRKLTSAGILKTVPYREPGSRSRNEYRLTRKGWDLWPVLMALSQWGEAYTLGSEGPLLDVRHTECDAPVRVVVECSAEHSPLTPREVTARLGTGARLRS from the coding sequence ATGGAGTGGCTTGAGGCGAGCACGGAGAACTGCCCCGTCCAGCGCACGCTCGACGTGATCGGGGAGAAATGGACGCTGCTGATCCTGCGTGACGCCGTCAACGGCGTCCGCCGCTTCGACGACTTCCACCGCCACATCGGCCTGTCGGAGGCCGTCCTCAGCGACCGTCTCCGCAAGCTGACCTCGGCCGGCATCCTCAAGACCGTCCCCTACCGGGAGCCCGGCAGCCGCTCCCGTAACGAATACCGTCTGACCCGCAAGGGCTGGGACCTGTGGCCCGTCCTGATGGCGCTGAGCCAGTGGGGCGAGGCATACACCCTCGGTTCCGAGGGTCCGCTACTGGACGTCCGCCACACCGAGTGCGACGCCCCGGTCCGCGTCGTCGTCGAGTGCTCGGCGGAGCACTCGCCCCTCACTCCCCGTGAAGTCACCGCCCGGCTGGGAACAGGCGCCCGCCTCCGCTCGTGA
- a CDS encoding PaaI family thioesterase, whose amino-acid sequence MGRTRTYEWQDPAIVGATAGRTSGVEVLRDLLERRLPPPPIVAALDFALEEVEEGRVVFSLVPGEEHYNSIGSVHGGVYATLLDSAAGGAVQSTLPQGMAYTSLDLTVKFLRRITVDTGKVRAIGTVVSRGRQTALAQAELVDEADRLLAHATSSCMLFPFPSP is encoded by the coding sequence GTGGGACGGACGCGTACGTATGAGTGGCAGGATCCCGCGATTGTGGGAGCAACCGCCGGCCGCACCTCGGGCGTGGAGGTGCTGCGTGACCTGCTCGAGCGACGCCTGCCCCCACCGCCCATCGTGGCCGCTCTGGACTTCGCCCTCGAGGAAGTGGAGGAGGGCCGCGTGGTCTTCTCGCTGGTGCCGGGCGAGGAGCACTACAACTCCATCGGCAGTGTGCACGGAGGGGTCTACGCCACCCTGCTCGACTCGGCGGCCGGTGGGGCAGTCCAGTCGACCCTGCCGCAGGGCATGGCGTACACCTCGCTTGATCTGACCGTGAAGTTCCTCCGGCGGATCACCGTGGACACCGGCAAGGTCCGTGCCATCGGCACGGTCGTCAGCAGGGGACGCCAAACCGCTCTCGCCCAGGCCGAGTTGGTCGACGAGGCGGACCGCCTGCTCGCCCACGCCACCAGCAGCTGCATGCTCTTTCCCTTCCCCTCGCCCTGA
- a CDS encoding alpha/beta hydrolase: MSDHAAVELSPEAIEFADFMAGLVIPESELDAARIQAEQVHLAAREPEGVTYREVDAGGVLGIWCEPVDANTDHVLLHTHAGGSVLASAHVDRKLAGHIAKAAGAPVLVLDFRRAPEHKYPAQVDDAEAAFNWLLSEGYEPGNIITIGHSIGGFIAVALALRLRDKKQPLPGAIVSISPWCDLEIANETMVTKAETDKILSKDLLEFFRDAWIGGTGIEFTDTRINLNRADLSGLPPTLVSWGTYEVLAGEDEEFAARVKDAGIDTTTVVVPGGQHSYVYGAGRVPETDAAIAQIGAWVREKTKI; this comes from the coding sequence GTGTCTGATCACGCTGCTGTAGAACTGAGCCCGGAAGCGATCGAGTTCGCGGACTTTATGGCCGGACTCGTGATTCCCGAGTCCGAGTTGGATGCGGCGCGCATCCAGGCGGAGCAGGTCCATCTCGCGGCCCGGGAGCCGGAAGGCGTCACCTACCGGGAGGTGGACGCGGGTGGCGTGCTGGGAATCTGGTGCGAACCGGTCGACGCCAACACCGACCACGTCCTCCTGCACACTCACGCCGGCGGCTCCGTTCTGGCGTCAGCACACGTCGACCGGAAGCTCGCCGGCCACATCGCCAAGGCCGCCGGGGCCCCCGTACTGGTCCTGGACTTCCGGCGCGCACCGGAACACAAGTACCCGGCCCAGGTCGACGACGCGGAGGCGGCCTTCAACTGGCTGCTGTCCGAAGGGTACGAGCCGGGAAACATCATCACGATCGGCCACTCGATCGGCGGGTTCATCGCCGTCGCCCTGGCGCTTCGCCTCCGTGACAAGAAGCAGCCGCTGCCCGGCGCCATCGTGTCGATCTCCCCCTGGTGCGACCTCGAGATCGCCAACGAGACCATGGTGACCAAGGCCGAGACGGACAAGATACTCAGCAAGGATCTGCTGGAGTTCTTCCGGGATGCCTGGATCGGGGGTACGGGCATCGAGTTCACGGACACCAGGATCAATCTGAACCGGGCGGATCTGAGTGGTCTGCCCCCGACCCTCGTCTCCTGGGGAACGTACGAGGTCCTGGCCGGCGAGGACGAGGAGTTCGCCGCCCGCGTCAAGGACGCCGGAATCGACACGACGACCGTGGTGGTCCCCGGAGGCCAGCACTCGTACGTCTACGGAGCCGGCCGGGTTCCGGAGACCGACGCCGCCATCGCACAGATCGGCGCCTGGGTCCGCGAGAAGACCAAGATCTGA
- a CDS encoding MFS transporter, with product MSTGIGSVPVHDAAPAGRHRSEKAVVLALSLAAMIVSMMLTLVVPILSLIQSSLHTTAANASWVTTATLLSAAVFTPLLGRFGDQHGKKPTLVGVLLVLIAGTVLAATTHSLLWLITGRVLQGAATAIFPLSLSILREEIRPQKLPAALATASGAFAFGSGIALVAPPVCSQPVPTPTIATCSGWPPGSPSSSSSPS from the coding sequence ATGAGCACCGGCATCGGCAGTGTCCCCGTCCACGACGCCGCGCCCGCCGGGCGGCACAGGAGTGAGAAGGCCGTCGTCTTGGCGCTGAGCCTCGCCGCCATGATCGTGTCGATGATGCTGACACTGGTGGTGCCGATCCTCAGCCTGATCCAGAGCAGCCTGCACACCACCGCCGCCAACGCCAGTTGGGTCACCACCGCCACCCTGCTGTCCGCCGCCGTCTTCACACCCCTGCTCGGCCGCTTCGGCGACCAGCACGGCAAAAAGCCCACCCTCGTCGGGGTACTGCTGGTGCTGATCGCCGGCACCGTACTGGCAGCCACCACGCACTCCCTGCTGTGGCTGATCACCGGCCGGGTGCTGCAAGGTGCCGCCACCGCGATCTTTCCCCTCTCTCTTTCCATCCTGCGCGAAGAGATCCGCCCGCAGAAGCTGCCGGCGGCGCTGGCGACGGCCAGTGGAGCGTTCGCCTTCGGCAGTGGCATCGCCCTGGTAGCGCCGCCGGTCTGCTCACAGCCGGTTCCCACCCCGACTATCGCAACGTGTTCTGGCTGGCCACCGGGCTCGCCGTCATCGTCCTCATCGCCGTCCTGA
- a CDS encoding long-chain-fatty-acid--CoA ligase, whose amino-acid sequence MSRYPERTAIVFGDDRITYRALDAAANRVANLLVSRGIRPGDKVALSCPNLPHFTSVYFGILKAGAAVVPLNVLLKAGEVAYHLTDSDAKAYFAFEGTSELPIGQTAWEGFRATESCTEFFLIEGAGAPWAGDGTPESYAAGIAGQPVTFRTVERDEDDTAVVLYTSGTTGRPKGAELRHRNVYDNALAGVDLFAADPERPDTYLCALPLFHAFGQTVIQNGALAFGGTIVMQPRFEARATLRLMLDHDVTFFAGVPTMYWGLLAALDATVDVARLAANLRVAVAGGSALPGEIHKQFKDRFGVTILEGYGLSETSPTASFSRFGEEPRVGSIGVPIPGVEMKLIRDDWSEIEGGPDEIGEIAIKGHNVMKGYYKRPEATAEAIREGWFRSGDLARKDEDGFYYIVDRSKDMIIRGGFNVYPREIEEVLMEHPAVSLVAVIGVPHESHGQEVKAVVVKKAGSGATEEELAAWAKERLAAYKYPRVVQFVAELPLTPTGKIMKRDLA is encoded by the coding sequence GTGTCCCGGTACCCGGAGCGCACCGCGATCGTCTTCGGTGACGACCGCATCACGTACAGAGCTCTCGACGCCGCGGCCAACCGGGTCGCGAACCTGCTCGTCTCGCGCGGTATCCGGCCGGGGGACAAGGTCGCACTGTCCTGCCCCAACCTGCCCCACTTCACCAGCGTCTACTTCGGCATCCTCAAGGCCGGGGCGGCGGTCGTGCCGCTGAACGTGCTGTTGAAGGCCGGCGAGGTCGCCTACCACCTCACCGACTCCGACGCGAAGGCGTACTTCGCGTTCGAAGGCACATCGGAGCTGCCGATCGGGCAGACCGCGTGGGAGGGATTCCGGGCCACCGAGAGCTGTACCGAGTTCTTCCTGATCGAGGGCGCTGGCGCGCCGTGGGCCGGGGACGGTACGCCGGAGTCGTACGCAGCGGGAATCGCCGGGCAGCCGGTGACGTTCCGGACGGTCGAGCGCGACGAGGACGACACCGCGGTGGTCCTCTACACCTCCGGCACGACCGGACGGCCCAAGGGCGCGGAGCTGCGTCACCGCAACGTGTACGACAACGCGCTCGCCGGCGTCGACCTGTTCGCCGCCGACCCCGAGCGCCCCGACACGTACCTGTGCGCGTTGCCGCTGTTCCATGCCTTCGGCCAGACCGTGATCCAGAACGGCGCGCTCGCCTTCGGCGGCACGATCGTGATGCAGCCGAGGTTCGAGGCGCGGGCGACCCTGCGTCTCATGCTCGACCACGACGTGACGTTCTTCGCCGGCGTCCCGACGATGTACTGGGGTCTTCTCGCCGCTCTCGACGCCACGGTCGACGTCGCCCGCCTGGCCGCGAATCTTCGCGTGGCGGTGGCTGGTGGCTCGGCGCTGCCCGGCGAGATCCACAAGCAGTTCAAGGACCGCTTCGGCGTCACGATCCTCGAGGGATACGGGCTGTCCGAGACCTCTCCGACGGCCTCCTTCTCCCGGTTCGGAGAGGAGCCCCGAGTCGGGTCGATCGGCGTGCCGATCCCGGGCGTGGAGATGAAGCTGATCCGCGACGACTGGTCCGAGATCGAGGGTGGCCCCGACGAGATCGGGGAGATCGCGATCAAGGGACACAACGTCATGAAGGGCTACTACAAACGGCCCGAGGCGACGGCCGAGGCGATCAGGGAGGGCTGGTTCCGCTCCGGCGACCTCGCCCGCAAGGACGAGGACGGCTTCTACTACATCGTCGACCGGTCCAAAGACATGATCATCCGCGGCGGCTTCAACGTCTACCCGCGCGAGATCGAGGAAGTGCTCATGGAGCACCCCGCCGTCTCACTGGTCGCCGTCATCGGCGTACCGCACGAATCCCACGGTCAGGAGGTCAAGGCCGTCGTGGTGAAGAAGGCCGGCAGCGGCGCGACCGAGGAGGAACTCGCCGCCTGGGCCAAGGAGCGGCTTGCCGCGTACAAGTACCCGCGCGTCGTCCAGTTCGTCGCCGAACTGCCCCTGACCCCCACCGGCAAGATCATGAAACGCGATCTGGCCTGA